From Aquarana catesbeiana isolate 2022-GZ linkage group LG05, ASM4218655v1, whole genome shotgun sequence:
AAGCAAATGTAGTAGGTAAGCGTTATCACCAGCCCGTTGGAATGAGGTTCAACCAAACATTATAGGGGTAACAAGCGCTGATCAGTCCCGGTTGTCTCTCTCTGGCGGTGATACGCCAGCGTCACTTCTGATCGCTTCAAGGTCACGCTCTGACGTGTTTCGTCATTACGACTTCGTCTGAGGGCGTGGATGggtaattaaattaattaattaaatactaccaaaagaaagctctattagtgtgaaaaaaaaataaataaaaatgtaatatgggtacagtgtagcattaccgcgcaattgtcattcaaagtgtgacagtgctgaaagctgaaaattggcctgggcaggaaaggggtataagcgcccagtaagcaagtggttaaaaaaatgtgcaatactACTCTATaacaaaatgcaataaaatatagcaAAAATAAATCCTATCATCTATACATCAATATCAAAtaaacatgaataaatataaaaataaatcgaAAGTGTTAGCAGAATCAAATATGTGACATAAAAAACGTAAACATTAAATAACATACAGTATGATCACTAACACATGATGGTTAGGCCAAAATATAAGAGGAGAGAGAAAAGGCAGATTTCATTTTGAAATCGCAAtagagtgtattatttgagagacaatagccacaaatattgttcagtggctggacagAAAGTAATTAGCTTGGTTAGGCTGcaatataaaagggagaatctaTTCCAAAATTGTGCTGAAATAAACATCACAGGGTAGTACAGGGACAGGCTAATCATGGAGCGCATAACGCACCACGCTGGCTGATGGGTGTGGCCAAAATTGAAACAACAGTGGGAGAGGCTGAAAGGTGTAGGGTTAATAAGACCTGAACTTACTCTGCTTTGAGTCAAAAGTgtacacagagtgcaagggtctggAGTGCATAACACAAAAAATTCAGGGGTCTGGAAGCAAAGTGCACAGACTGCAGGTGACAGGAATAAGTAAGGCACAAAAGATAGAGGTCAGGCGTAAGTGATGTACAGAGAGCCGAGGTCAGCAGTGAGTAGTTCACATAAATCTCCACAGAAAAACATCccagcccctcccctcccccctttccaccATCACCACCATAAGCATCACCCCAGCAAAAAAGATCTCCCCCTTCCAAACAAAAATTTTCCAGCAGCACAAACTTTCCACCCAGCACAAGCTTTCCTTCTACAAGCAAAACAACCCCCCCGATACATCCCCTCAGCATAAACGCCTCCTCCCAAATGAGAATCCAGCAACATCAAAACCCTACAGCCATCAACTCACTCATTTGCCTTTTTTGAGCTGAAGTGCTCAAGTGTGCAACTGGTGTAGACGCAGAGACGGCCTGTTCATACGTGGCGCAGGGGGGTccacccccctaatctacatatagggcaccagacgcatggatttcatcagttttttttttttttttttttgaagcacatgattaaagcctgaggctcacATTGGctgaaagggtgggctcggggcgcagagcactgctccatgagcccacccagttgtgtgacaatagcaaattaatatttgctattgtcttcctgattctcctccctgccaatcaggaagcgggtcctattctgagacccgattggccagggagtcttagttTGCTGCCCCCACTAAATATTTAGCAACATCCGATACTGTGTAGATGGACAGGCTGGCTGGAACCAGGTGAGTGGGTATGGTCGCAGGTCTATCAGGCAGAAATGTATGGCACCCTGGTCCCCTGGTCATGGGATTGCAGTGGCCTGTCTTTGTGGGCAAGTCCCATCAAATGGATCAGGATGACTGCAGCCCTCTGCGGCTTCTGCCAATAGACAAAATTTACCCTtgctgctgttctgcctctccctcAGAACTTGTCTCCTCTCCAATTAGTGGCACTCATAGACAGTCTGCCACCTTCTCATCCCTTCCCTCATTGCTAGAGCCCAAATGAAAGTAAGCTCCAGACCTGCCTATTGCTGCTCCCTGCCTGATGTCCCCTTCCTCTATAGTCCTGGCAACATCTTCCTCATTCTCAATATCTGAAATGAGGAATACTTGCATATGACCAAGAGTATCCTCCTACAGCAACTAAGTTATTGTGTAATTAATAAAATCTCACTTTTTCCTCATTGCCAGTTTGTGGAGCTATGGTGGAATCAgcagaagagaaggaagaagagggcACATTAACAGCAGTGGAAAACAACTGGCTGCTCtgcacctaggaggaggaggaagaagaggaaggcttTACTACCTCCTCGTGCAGAACCTCTGCCTCTTCCTTTCAGCCTTCCTAACATCTGTAATTAAGGAGATTGACTAAACATAATGGCAGCTGAACTTTGAATACGGGAAGAGAGGTTAgggtaaccaaaaatatgtagcccaccacactgcaatCCACAGTGATTTAGCACAATACAACACAAAGGGTTTGCCTCAAACTCACGGTAACTGCAAATCTGAAACTCATCCCTACATACCTGTTTCAGATTGATGAAGTCTGAGGCCAGGCGGTGAGTTTTGCAAAAACTTTTTCTCCCAAAAATACAACACAGAAAGAAAAGGCATAAAAAGAGCAaaattctggtaaaaaaaatgtattcaagtaTGTATTATCTGAACtatctattgctctcagcctcctccaaatctccacgtttcttttttctttttttctttttttatttgctgcaGTGATCTTACCTGTTAAATGGTGGCTTTGTTCGTTCTgcatggttccactgtatgtagggacATCATCATTGGGCATCGTCTCGTGCTCGCTCCTGAGGTGGACTATGGACTTTGGTATtcatagtgtgcatagagcagtgcacattacAGCAACCAATGTGTACTGCTCGTTTCACACAAacagaaatgagggggggggggagaaggttcAGGGGTCATGTCGGACATTACattgaggcagaaaaacacagtaagtaaTGATTTAATGTAAAATGAATTACAGGGCCAATAAGTAGTGAATGTGTAtgcattatttttggagaataaggatatggtTTAGGATCAACAAAGACAAATTTCTAGCCACAATGCATTTTGTATCTCAACATTGTAGTTTCTCTGGAGTTCTCTGTTAGAAAATGTGAAATGAAGCTCACAAATCACTACAATCTATAATAAATAGAATAATAACAACAGTCTAATGTATTGATAGAATCCTTCaatttatacacattttatttatCCATGTACTTCCTACAGATAAAAGCTGCGGGACCAGCTCAGCCCCATCTTGTGCCGGGAAATCTGAGACAACCCCTGGATTCTCCGTGACTTTCACTTTCGTTTCTctcttcagctttcagcgatggcgtctgctgatctgagaCAGGAGCTGGACtgttccatctgtctgaacatttacacagatcctgtaaacctgagatgtgggcacaacttctgccgggtctgtattgattgtgtgttggatacacaggagagatctggaggttattcctgtcctgagtgcagagaagagttccaggatcggcctttactgcacaggaacataacactgCGTAACATCGTGGAGACTTTCCGGTCTACTCAGCCAGATCAGAAGGAGACTGGAATCTTCTGTACCTACTGTAttcactctcctgtacctgctgttaaatCCTGTCTGATGTGTGAAGCTTCTTTATGTAATgatcacctgagagtccacagcaagtcaccagaacatgTTCTGATGGAGCCCACCACTGTCATGGAGAACAGAAAATGCTccatccataagaagatcctggaatattactgcactgaggactctgcctgtatctgtgtgtcctgcaggcTGGATGGAGATCACCAGGGACACAaggtggagactctggatgaggcctTCCAAAAGCTGAAACAGAAAATGAGAAATGTTCTGCAAAAGCTGATCACAAATAAAGAGGAAACtgagaaaagagtccagagtctgcaggaacacaagAGGAAAGTAGTAGAAAAGGCAGctggcattacagaggaggtcttggccCTGTTTGGAGACTTTAGAAGAcagctggaagacctggagaacaaGGTTCTGAGTGAGATCTACAGGCAGGAAGAGCGGCTCTCCCTCTCATTGTCTGATCTGATCCATCAGCTGGAAATAAAGAAGAAGGATCTGTCCAGGAAGATggaggacattgaggagctgtgtaacatgactgacccactgactgtcctacaggaatcagacacaggggacttgtgtgatactgaggaggtAGATAATGAGGACATAGAGAGGCATGAtagactcctccatgatggagaggATCTGGATGTGGCTGGGATCTCAAACACATTACACACAGGGTTATCTGATATGATAAAAGGGGTAAATGTATCCTTCTATATACAGgaagacatattactggatgtgaacacagctcataataatctacatatatcagatgatatgaaaactgtatccaggtcagatataaagcagaatcgtccagaaacaccGGAGAGATTTCGGGATTATTTTCAGGTATTAAGCAGTCAGAGGTTCTCCTCAGGACAACATTTATGGGAAGTGGATATCAGTCTATCAAAGCGCTGGGCAGTTGGCATGTGTTATCCCAGTATAGAGAGGAAAGGAGACCAGTCTGTTATTGAATTCAATAACAAGACTTGGAGTTTCCGCAACATAAATGATCAATGTTCAGCAATGCATAACAAAAAAGAGACCCGATTAGATGATAaaatctccagtaacagagtcaggatctatgtggattatgaggccggccagctgtccttttatgatctgtgtgacccgatccgacacctccacaccttcaccaccaccttcactgagcccctccatgctgcattAGCTGTAGGGGAAGGTTGTATAAAAATATATGGGGGGAATAAGGAGATGTAGGAAACACTCCTATTGCAGGACATCTGATCAGAGTCTATGACTTTAGAAACCTAGatcattgttaaagtggttgttaacccacaggcaggggcggactgaccatttgggcgctcgggcagtgcccgagggccccatgccactaaggggccccatcagggttgccagcctcaataaaaccagggacagtatgtaaaaatctgtgtttttttttaaaaattccaagattatagctgccccgcctctccagtaccttttcagtgtgtgtatgtgtattctgggtgtgtatactgtgtgtgtatattgtgtgtgtgtgtgtgtatattgtgtgtctgtgtgtgtatactgtatgtgtgtgtatactgtgtgtgtgtatattgtgtgtctgtgtgtgtatactgtatgtgtgtgtatactgtgtgtgtgtatattgtgtgtctgtgtgtgtatactgtatgtgtgtgtgtgtatactgtgtggccccataatctattgc
This genomic window contains:
- the LOC141145610 gene encoding E3 ubiquitin-protein ligase TRIM39-like isoform X1, yielding MASADLRQELDCSICLNIYTDPVNLRCGHNFCRVCIDCVLDTQERSGGYSCPECREEFQDRPLLHRNITLRNIVETFRSTQPDQKETGIFCTYCIHSPVPAVKSCLMCEASLCNDHLRVHSKSPEHVLMEPTTVMENRKCSIHKKILEYYCTEDSACICVSCRLDGDHQGHKVETLDEAFQKLKQKMRNVLQKLITNKEETEKRVQSLQEHKRKVVEKAAGITEEVLALFGDFRRQLEDLENKVLSEIYRQEERLSLSLSDLIHQLEIKKKDLSRKMEDIEELCNMTDPLTVLQESDTGDLCDTEEVDNEDIERHDRLLHDGEDLDVAGISNTLHTGLSDMIKGVNVSFYIQEDILLDVNTAHNNLHISDDMKTVSRSDIKQNRPETPERFRDYFQVLSSQRFSSGQHLWEVDISLSKRWAVGMCYPSIERKGDQSVIEFNNKTWSFRNINDQCSAMHNKKETRLDDKISSNRVRIYVDYEAGQLSFYDLCDPIRHLHTFTTTFTEPLHAALAVGEGCIKIYGGNKEM